CGGCCTTCGGGATGTCACGATCGAGCTTTCGGCCGATGGGGTAGACTGGACCGTCTTCGGCGAGGTCGAATTCGCCAGGGCGACGGCCCGAGCGGACTACAGCCACAACACGACCGTCGATCTCGGCGGTGCGGCGGCCCGATTCGTCCGGCTGACCGTCAAGAGCGGGTGGGGGTCTCTGGGACACTATGGCCTCAGCGAAGTGCGATTCCTTCACGTCCCGGCGTCCGCCCGGGCCCCGCAGCCGGCCGACGGCCAGGCCGAGGTGCCGCCGGACACCACGCTTCGTTGGCGGGCCGGCCGCAACGCCGACCTGCACCAGGTCTATCTCGGCACCGATCCCGAGGCCCTGGCCTTGATCGACACGATCGCGCAGGACCGCATCGCACCGGCCGGCCTGGAATTCGGAACCACGTATTACTGGAGGATCGACGAGGTCAACGAAGCCGAGACCGTGGCCCTCTGGCAAAGCGATCTCTGGAGCTTCGCCACGCGGGAGTGGGAAACGATCGACGGTTTCGAAAGCTACACCGACGACATCGACGCCGGCGAGGCGATCTTCGACACCTGGCTCGACGGCTGGGTCAACGATACCGGCTCGACCGTCGGCTATCTCGAGACCCCCTTTGCCGAGAGAACCATCGTCTACAGCGGCGCCCAGTCCATGCCGCTGGCCTACGACAATAGCGCCTCACCGTGGTACTCCGAGACCCAACGGACCTTCGACACCGCCGGCAATTGGACGGTGTTCGGCGCCGACACATTGGTGGTGCACTTCCAGGGTCGTCCGAGCCCGTTCGTGCAACTGGCTTCGGGCAACATCCTGATGGGCGCGGCCGGCGCCGACATCTGGAACACGGCCGACGAGTTCCGCTTCGGCTACAGGAGCCTGGCCGGCAACGGCTCGATCGTTGCCCGCGTGGAAAGCCTGACCAACACCGATCCGTGGGCCAAGGCCGGCGTGATGATTCGAGATACGCTGGAGCCCGGCTCGGCATTCGCGGCGGTATATCTGACGCCCGGCAACGGCGGCCGCTATCAGGCGCGCCTGACGACCGGCGCCGCCGCGGTCAGTGATACCGACGTGGCAACCGCCGAGCAGATCGCAATTGCGGCGCCCTATTGGGTCAAGCTCGAACGCATGGGCAACGCGTTCAACGGCTATTACTCGGCCGACGGACAGGACTGGACGGCGATGTCATGGAACCCGCAGACGATCGCCATGAACGGCAACGTCTACATCGGCCTGGCCCTCACCAGTCACAGCGCCGCCGTGCTGGCCAGTGCCGAATTCTCGGGCGTCGCCACGACCGGCAACGTCACCGGCCAATGGGCGGTCGAGACGGTCGGCCCCGCTCAGCCGGAAGGCAACTCGCCCGATACGCTCTATGTGATGGTCGAAGACACCGCCGGCAGGGCCAAAGTCGTCATCCACCCGGCCGGCGAAGCAGCGACCCTCCTGGCCGGCTGGAACGCATGGCAGATCGCATTCGGTGATCTGGCCGACGTCAGCCTGGACAGAGTCAAGTCGATGGCGATCGGCATCGGCGACCGTGACAATCCCACCTCCGGCGGGTCGGGATTGATCTACGTCGATGACATCCGCTTCGGAAAGCCTGCTGTGGTCGAATAGCGCTGGCGAGTCCCGCGACCCAACGCAATCGGAAGAGCTCTCCGTGGTCTGAGCCGCACCTTGGGCCACGGAGACTTTTTTTGCGCATTCGGCGTTCCGCTCGGATTTGACGAGCGTTCGCGTTCCTGCTACCATGCGCGTCCAGAAACGTGTTATTCAAAGGATTGCATTTGCGACGCCACGTCGCAGGAGGAAAACGGACATGAGACTGCGAACCCTTCACGTGAAGAATTTTCGCTGTATTGAGGATTCCACGGAGTTTACGATCTGCCCGGTCACGTGTCTGGTGGGCAAGAACGGCGCGGGCAAGACCAGCCTTCTCGAAGCCCTGTACAAGGTGAACCCGGACGTTCGCGAGCTGGCCGCGTTCGACGTGCTGATGGAATACCCACGGGCCCGCCGTCGCGAATACCAGAAGTCCGCCGCAGGCGGAGCGGGCGAGCCGGACGACGCCCTGATCACGACTTGGGAACTGGAGGACCGCGACGTCGCACGACTGGAAGAGGTCCTCGGCGCCGGGGCGGTCAAATCCCGCGCCGTCGTCATCCGAAAGGGCTATTATCCCGAACGTCACTGGGCCGGCGCGATCGAGCCGACCGCCGTGTCACCGGCGTCCAGGGACCATACGGGCGACGCATGCGTCGCCCCTACGACGCCCGAAGTCGAAGGGGACGTGGAGATCTCGATCCCGGTCGAGGTCGGGACCGCCACCTTGCCCGACGAAACGAGCGACGCGTTTTTCGAGCAGCACGTGGCCGGCCTGCTGCCCAAAGTACTGTACTTCTCCGAATGGCACATCATGCAGGGCCGCATCTCCATCGACGCTCTGCTATACCGCAAGCAGAAGGGCGAGCTGACGGGGCCGGACCGGGTCTTTCTGGCCCTGCTCGAGCTGGGCGGCACCAGCGTCGAGGCGATCGGTCGCATCGAACGCTCCGAAGAGCTCATCGCCGACCTCGAAGACGCCGCCCGGCCGGTGACTGACGAAATCGCCCGCTTCTGGAGCCAGGAGCGCGACCTGCGAGTCAGCTTCCACCTGTATCCGGGCCGACCGCAGGACCCCTCGCCGTTCGACCGGGGCCTGGTCTTCGAGACGCGCATCGTCAACACGAAGACGAACATGTCGCTGAACTTCGAGGAACGCAGCACGGGGTTCGTCTGGTTCTTCTCGTTCCTGGTCTGGTACTCCGACGTGCGAAAGCGCTACGGCGACAACCTGCTGATCGTGCTGGACGATCCGGGGCTGGGTCTGCACGCCAAGGCGCAGTGGGACCTGATGCGGTACGTCACCGAGCGGCTGGCCCCGCAGTACCAGATCGTTTACACGACGCATTCGCCGTTTATGATCGACCCGGACCGGATGGCCTGGGTGCGGACGGTGGAAGACATCTGCGACACGACGCCGGACGGCGCCATGAAGTTCCTGGGCACAAAGGTGGGCGACAAGGTCCTCAGCACGGATCACGACACGCTCCTACCGCTCCAGGCCTCGCTGGGCTATCGGATCATGCAGGACATGGCCGGCACCAAGCGGCTGCTGCTGGTCGAGAAGCCGGCCGACGTGATCTATCTGAACTGGTTCTCCGCGCGACTCCACGAGAGCGGGCGGCGCGGGCTCGACCCGGCCTGGACCATCGTCCCGTGCGGCGACCTGGTCCGCCTGGCCACGCTGGTCGGCCTGTTGGCGAACGATGCGCGTGGTTTTGCCGTGCTGCTGAGCCTGTCGGAGCAGGACCCGGACGTGGTGAATCAGCGAGAGCTGTCGCGCATGCTGGAGTCCTGTCGGACGTATCCGTTGCGGCGATACGCCCGGCCGGTCACGAGCACGATCGAAGATCTGATCGGGGCCCCGGCGTATCCGGCTTTGATCGACCTGTGCTACAATCTGCCCCGCAAGCAGAGGCTGGCCGGCAGGCTCCTGGATGCCGACGAAAGCCCCATGCTGAAGACCGTTGCCGACCGCCTGAGCGAGCAGCACTCGGCGACAGGGCCTTTCGATCCGATGCGGCCGGCCGAATGCCTGCTCGGTATGGGCGGCCGCAAAGCACGCAAGCTGCCCGGACTTCAGGAGGCCCTGTCCCGGTTCGAAGACCTCTTCGGCGACCTGAACGCCGGTCTGTGACCGCTATGGCTGGGCGTTGGCCGCGCCCGGCGTCGGAACGCGCAACGGCCCGAATTCGTATGCGCCGGTATCGCCAAGGTATCGGCCGAGCGAAACGCCTGTTTCCGAGGCCCCGAAGGACTGCTTGGCGCTGTAGCCGGTCAGGACGCCGTCCGAGCCTGAATGGAGATAGAGCGTCTCGCCGTTGCGGCTCAGGCCGAACGATGCGTGGCAGCCCGGATCGCTTTCGTTGCCAAAGTGCAGGTCCTCGTAGAATACGATATACCCGTGGGCCGGGAGGATCGTTCCGGCGGCGATCTCGTATTTGGTCCGGTTGCGGCCGCCGTCGCTGAGGAACCAGCCGCCGATGTCGATGGGCCGATCCGTCGTGTTGTGCAGTTCGATCCAGTCCGACTGACCCGGCTCGGGGGCGGCCATCAATTCGTTGATCGTCACGGCGCCGGGCGCGACGGCCTCGGCAGAATCGTCGAAGCCGGGCGAACCGCCGGCATACGCGCTGGGCCGCCAGACGGACATGTCACCCAGTGCGTTCGGGTCGGTCGCGACGGGATCATGGACCGTCAGCGAGAAACCGAGCCCGTCGGTAATTTCGTACCAATCGTCCTCGTATTGGAAGCTGTGGACCACCCGTCCGGCTGCGTCCTGCAACTCGACCCACTCGCCCGCGTTGTCGAGCCGGCCGGCGTATTGGCCGGCGATGGGGAAGCCCCCGCCATACCGCGCCTCGAAGGCGACAATGTCCTCAACGACCAGCACGTAGTCGCCCGGCGCCAGCTCGGCGCGGGGGAACGTGAAGTCCACGCCGTGGGTGAACCGGACGAGGTTCAGGTCGATCGTCTCGTCGCCGATATTCGTCAGCTCGATGTACTCGGCGTTCGGGTCGGCCGGGTTGTACATGATCTCGCTGATCCGCAGACTCTCGGCGACCGGCCCGACGGCGAAGACCGCCTCGGCCAGTCCGCTCCAGGGGCTATAGGGATTGCTCGTCACCAGCGTGCGGGCCTTGACCTGCGTGCTGGCCGTGACCGTGATCGGCCCGGTATAGGTGCGAACCTCGGACGCCATCGTGCTGCCGTCGGGAGAGGCAATCCGCCCGACGAGCACTTCGAGCGAGATGAGAAAATCAGAACTGGTCGTGCCGGAATTCAAGCCGTGAATGGCCAGGACGTTGGCCCCTTGTCTGAGCAGGCCCGCGTGCGCGGAGACGTCGAACTGCTCGAAAAGAATCGCCGCCAGGTCATCGTGATTGGCGTCGGCGCTGGAGTTCCAGGTCGGCGTCCCGGCAAACAGCGCCCGGCTGATCTCGACGCCGTTGAGATAGGCGACGAACCCGTCGTCGTAGCGCACCCGCAGGGCCATGTAGTTGAACTCGCTCGGATCGCCCAGGAGGTTGAAGGGAATGCGGATGTAGCAGCTCGCGTTACGGCCGTACATCTGCTCCCGCACGTCGATGCGGAAGAACTGTTCATAGCCGGTGGCGGTTTCGAAGCCGACGCCGCCGGCGCCGCTGATCCAGCCGGAGTCGTCGAAGGCCCCGCCACCCCGCCAGGCGTCGTCGACCGGCCCGGTCGGAACGAGCACGCGCTTCGGCGCGCTTTCCGGCACGAGCGTCACCGAGCTGATCGTCGTCGGCGCCGTCTCCGGAGGACGCGGGTCGGACCCGTCGAGCGTGTAGTACAACGTGCCGCTGCCTGCCGTATTGACCAGGATTACCTGGCGGCCGACCTCGACATGCCCCCCGTAGGGAAC
The window above is part of the Anaerobaca lacustris genome. Proteins encoded here:
- a CDS encoding discoidin domain-containing protein — its product is MTGKLIRSTAVVLLLIAAQGVQGVYFELLPTYDTYVSNDPTEGPGSNHEAGSGMHVRDIADRRRVGYLTYDISQAKTQGAFFSNVSFSNYGHDTGTIHVYGVLESQEALVVEGLTWNNAPGVMNSPTPAANSPVALDYADLTDVLLTFPAPARGTRASTETSDALAEFLNSDTNGFVAFLFAPAEGGNAILRTVEMGAEGGTLLQFEVGGQATAASNPDPEDGATDVYRDAELSWTPGGFAGAHDVYLGTDFDDVNDADRADPRGVLVSQGQEASLYDPGRLELGQTYYWRIDEVNATPDATIFKGLVWSFVTEPLAYAIENITVTSNGVSDEGLGPENTIDRSGLNDDDQHSIDAMTMWLATPSGDEPIWIQYEFDRVYQLHELWVWNYNVLFEAVLGYGLRDVTIELSADGVDWTVFGEVEFARATARADYSHNTTVDLGGAAARFVRLTVKSGWGSLGHYGLSEVRFLHVPASARAPQPADGQAEVPPDTTLRWRAGRNADLHQVYLGTDPEALALIDTIAQDRIAPAGLEFGTTYYWRIDEVNEAETVALWQSDLWSFATREWETIDGFESYTDDIDAGEAIFDTWLDGWVNDTGSTVGYLETPFAERTIVYSGAQSMPLAYDNSASPWYSETQRTFDTAGNWTVFGADTLVVHFQGRPSPFVQLASGNILMGAAGADIWNTADEFRFGYRSLAGNGSIVARVESLTNTDPWAKAGVMIRDTLEPGSAFAAVYLTPGNGGRYQARLTTGAAAVSDTDVATAEQIAIAAPYWVKLERMGNAFNGYYSADGQDWTAMSWNPQTIAMNGNVYIGLALTSHSAAVLASAEFSGVATTGNVTGQWAVETVGPAQPEGNSPDTLYVMVEDTAGRAKVVIHPAGEAATLLAGWNAWQIAFGDLADVSLDRVKSMAIGIGDRDNPTSGGSGLIYVDDIRFGKPAVVE
- a CDS encoding ATP-dependent nuclease; translation: MRLRTLHVKNFRCIEDSTEFTICPVTCLVGKNGAGKTSLLEALYKVNPDVRELAAFDVLMEYPRARRREYQKSAAGGAGEPDDALITTWELEDRDVARLEEVLGAGAVKSRAVVIRKGYYPERHWAGAIEPTAVSPASRDHTGDACVAPTTPEVEGDVEISIPVEVGTATLPDETSDAFFEQHVAGLLPKVLYFSEWHIMQGRISIDALLYRKQKGELTGPDRVFLALLELGGTSVEAIGRIERSEELIADLEDAARPVTDEIARFWSQERDLRVSFHLYPGRPQDPSPFDRGLVFETRIVNTKTNMSLNFEERSTGFVWFFSFLVWYSDVRKRYGDNLLIVLDDPGLGLHAKAQWDLMRYVTERLAPQYQIVYTTHSPFMIDPDRMAWVRTVEDICDTTPDGAMKFLGTKVGDKVLSTDHDTLLPLQASLGYRIMQDMAGTKRLLLVEKPADVIYLNWFSARLHESGRRGLDPAWTIVPCGDLVRLATLVGLLANDARGFAVLLSLSEQDPDVVNQRELSRMLESCRTYPLRRYARPVTSTIEDLIGAPAYPALIDLCYNLPRKQRLAGRLLDADESPMLKTVADRLSEQHSATGPFDPMRPAECLLGMGGRKARKLPGLQEALSRFEDLFGDLNAGL